From the genome of Ziziphus jujuba cultivar Dongzao chromosome 6, ASM3175591v1, one region includes:
- the LOC107435438 gene encoding hsp70-Hsp90 organizing protein 3-like, with amino-acid sequence MADEAKAKGNAAFSAGDFTGAITHFSEAIALSPTNHVLFSNRSAAYASLHKYADALADAKKTVELKPDWPKGYSRLGAAHVGLGNYEEAISAYKKGLEFDPNNEALKSGLADAQSSASRHRAAPPSPFGDAFSGPEMWAKLTADPTTRGYLQQPDFVKMMNDIQKNPNNLNLYLKDQRVMQAFGVLLNVKLRAPTGDDTEMPDSSPSPPPQQPERKRAAEAEPPKEPEPEPETMQLSEEEKEVRERKAQALKEKEAGNAAYKKKDFDAAIQHYTKAMELDDEEISYIMNRAATYLEMGQYEDSIKDCEKAVERGRELRSDFKMIAKALTRKGTALAKQAKTSKDYELVIETFQKALTEHRNPETLKKLNDAEKAKKELEQQEYFDPKLAEEEREKGNEFFKQQKYPEAVKHYTESLRRNPKDPKAYSNRAACYTKLGALPEGLKDAEKCIELDPTFSKGYTRKGAIQFFMREYEKALETYQLGLKHDPNNEELRDGVRRCVEQINKASRGDLSPEELKERQAKGMQDPEIQNILSDPVMRQVLIDFQENPKAAQEHTKNPMVMNKIQKLVNAGIVQIR; translated from the exons ATGGCCGACGAAGCAAAAGCCAAAGGCAACGCCGCGTTCTCCGCCGGAGATTTCACCGGCGCCATCACTCACTTCTCTGAGGCCATCGCTCTTTCTCCGACTAACCACGTTCTCTTCTCCAACCGATCTGCGGCCTATGCTTCTCTCCACAAATACGCCGATGCCTTAGCCGACGCTAAGAAGACCGTCGAGCTCAAACCCGACTGGCCCAAAGGCTATAGCCGCCTTGGAGCTGCTCACGTCGGCTTAGGCAACTATGAAGAAGCTATCTCTGCTTATAAGAAGGGGCTCGAGTTCGACCCCAATAATGAAGCCCTTAAGTCTGGCTTAGCCGACGCACAGTCGTCGGCTTCCAGGCACCGAGCAGCGCCACCGAGTCCATTCGGTGACGCTTTCTCGGGACCCGAGATGTGGGCTAAGCTCACCGCTGATCCGACGACCAGAGGTTATCTGCAGCAACCAGATTTCGTGAAGATGATGAATGATATTCAGAAGAATCCCAACAATCTCAATTTATATCTCAAGGATCAGAGAGTGATGCAAGCTTTTGGGGTTTTACTGAACGTGAAGCTCCGGGCTCCGACTGGGGATGACACGGAGATGCCTGATTCTTCCCCTTCCCCGCCACCACAACAGCCGGAGAGGAAACGAGCGGCGGAGGCCGAGCCGCCGAAGGAGCCTGAGCCGGAGCCTGAAACAATGCAACTAAGTGAGGAGGAGAAGGAGGTTAGGGAGAGGAAGGCTCAGGCTCTGAAGGAGAAGGAAGCAGGCAATGCTGCTTATAAGAAGAAAGACTTTGACGCTGCTATTCAGCATTATACCAAAGCAATGGAGTTGGACGACGAGGAAATTTCCTATATCATGAACAGGGCTGCCACTTACTTGGAGATGGGACAG TATGAGGATAGTATTAAAGACTGTGAAAAGGCTGTTGAAAGAGGAAGAGAGCTTAGATCTGACTTCAAGATGATAGCAAAAGCTTTGACGAGGAAGGGAACTGCCTTGGCGAAACAGGCAAAAACCTCAAAGGACTATGAGCTTGTTATTGAGACCTTCCAGAAAGCTCTTACAGAGCATCGGAATCCAGAAacattaaagaaattaaatgatGCTGAGAAAGCAAAGAAGGAGCTAGAGCAACAGGAATATTTTGATCCAAAGTTGGCTGAGGAAGAGCGTGAGAAAG GCAATGAATTTTTCAAGCAGCAAAAGTATCCAGAGGCTGTAAAGCATTATACAGAATCTCTGAGAAGGAACCCTAAAGATCCAAAG GCATATAGTAATAGAGCTGCTTGTTATACAAAGCTGGGGGCACTGCCTGAGGGCTTGAAAGATGCGGAGAAGTGCATTGAGCTTGATCCAACCTTTTCAAAGGGTTATACCAGAAAAGGTGCTATCCAGTTTTTCATGAGGGAATATGAAAAGGCTCTAGAAACATATCAGTTGGGATTGAAACATGATCCTAACAATGAGGAATTACGTGATGGCGTGAGAAG ATGTGTAGAACAGATTAACAAGGCCAGCCGTGGAGATCTGAGCCCGGAGGAATTGAAAGAGAGACAG GCCAAAGGAATGCAGGACCCAGAAATTCAGAACATCCTCTCAGATCCTGTAATGAGACAG GTGTTGATTGATTTCCAGGAAAATCCCAAGGCTGCTCAGGAACACACAAAGAATCCTATGGTGATGAACAAGATCCAGAAGTTGGTCAATGCGGGAATTGTCCAGATTAGATGA